A genome region from Hevea brasiliensis isolate MT/VB/25A 57/8 chromosome 7, ASM3005281v1, whole genome shotgun sequence includes the following:
- the LOC110652011 gene encoding protein argonaute 16 isoform X2, with product MEKEAGGSPPLSMPINVKPELTVPNHSIISRRGFGSSGRSISLLANHFKVSVNAKDAVFYQYSVSITSEDNRAVEGKGIGRKIIDKLYQTYSSELAGKRFAYDGEKSLYTVGPLPQNRLEFTVVLEGSFAKREIGSPGNGGSPAASSKRSKRSFQSKTFKVEISYAAKIPLKSIALAFKGVESEHNNQDALRVLDIILRQQAANRGCLLVRQSFFLDDPKNFTDVGGGVTGVRGFHSSFRTTQGGLSLNMDVSTTMILTPGPVIDFLKANQNVQEPRYIDWVKAKRMLKNLRVRHELRKMEFKIIGLSEKPCNQQYFPMKVKNGDSANGEPQTVEITVYEYFTRHCGIELTYSAYLPCLDVGKPKRPNYLPIELCSLVSLQRYTKALSSMQRASLVEKSRQKPLDRMRTVTDALINYHYDDDSVLSACGVSIEKQLMQVDGRILETPKLKVGNSEDCFPRNGRWNFNNKTLWKSTSIERWAVVNFSARCDTSQISRDLINCGRRKGIQIGRPYTLIEEDPQSRRERKNSDIYGPWKKKCLSDFGIVTQCISPFKINDQYLTNVLLKINSKLGGINSLLAIEDSRHIPLIKDTPTIILGMDVSHGSPGRSDIPSVAAVVGSLYWPLISRYRASVRTQSPKMEMIDALFKPLANGNDDGIMRELLVEFFRTSNGRKPKQIIVFRDGVSESQFSQVLNIEVEQMIKAYQHLGEVDVPKFTVIVAQKNHHTKLFQASGHENVPPGIVVDTKIVHPRNYDFYMCAHAGMIGTSRPAHYHVLLDEIGFSPDDLQSLIHSLSYVYQRSTCAMSIVAPVCYAHLAAQQMGQFMKFEDLSETSSGQGSMTCAGPAPVPELPRLHKNVANSMFFC from the exons ATGGAGAAAGAAGCTGGTGGATCCCCTCCACTTTCTATGCCAATCAATGTGAAGCCAGAGCTGACAGTTCCCAATCATTCAATCATCAGTAGGCGTGGATTTGGGTCTAGTGGGCGGTCCATATCTTTGCTTGCCAACCACTTTAAAGTTTCTGTGAATGCAAAAGATGCTGTGTTTTATCAGTATAGC GTTTCCATTACTTCAGAAGATAATAGAGCTGTTGAAGGGAAGGGAATTGGCCGAAAGATAATCGATAAGCTTTACCAGACATATTCATCTGAACTCGCCGGTAAAAGGTTTGCTTATGATGGTGAGAAAAGCCTCTACACGGTGGGTCCTCTGCCACAGAACAGGTTGGAGTTCACTGTGGTCCTTGAGGGAtcatttgcaaaacg TGAAATCGGAAGCCCTGGTAATGGTGGAAGCCCTGCTGCATCTTCTAAGAGGTCAAAGCGTTCTTTTCAGTCAAAAACTTTTAAAGTAGAAATAAGCTACGCTGCCAAAATCCCTTTGAAGTCCATTGCTCTTGCTTTCAAAGGAGTTGAGTCAGAACATAATAATCAAGATGCTTTAAGAGTGTTGGATATTATCTTGAGGCAGCAAGCAGCTAACAG GGGGTGCCTTTTGGTAAGACAGTCATTCTTTCTTGACGATCCAAAGAACTTCACCGATGTTGGAGGGGGTGTAACGGGAGTTCGGGGATTCCATTCCAGCTTCCGTACCACTCAGGGTGGCTTGTCTCTTAATATGG ATGTGTCTACAACAATGATCCTTACCCCTGGACCAGTTATTGATTTTCTAAAAGCTAATCAGAATGTACAGGAACCACGCTATATTGACTGGGTAAAG GCTAAAAGGATGTTGAAAAATTTGAGGGTTAGGCATGAGCTCCGTAAAatggaatttaaaattataggCCTAAGTGAGAAGCCATGCAATCAGCAATA TTTTCCAATGAAAGTGAAAAATGGTGACAGTGCAAATGGTGAGCCACAAACTGTGGAGATAACTGTTTATGAGTATTTCACTAGACACTGTGGCATAGAACTCACCTACTCTGCATACCTGCCTTGCCTTGATGTTGGCAAACCAAAAAGACCAAACTATCTGCCAATAGAG CTTTGTTCACTTGTTTCTTTGCAACGTTATACAAAAGCtctatcttcaatgcaaagagcATCATTGGTTGAAAAATCTCGACAAAAGCCTTTGGATAGAATGCGAACTGTGACTGAT GCTTTGATAAATTACCATTATGATGATGATTCTGTTCTTTCTGCATGTGGTGTTTCTATAGAGAAACAATTGATGCAGGTTGATGGTCGCATACTTGAGACTCCAAAG TTGAAGGTTGGAAATAGCGAGGACTGTTTCCCACGTAATGGGCGATGGAACTTCAACAACAAG ACACTTTGGAAATCCACTAGCATTGAGCGCTGGGCTGTGGTCAACTTTTCTGCTCGTTGTGATACTAGTCAGATCTCCCGTGATCTTATTAACTGTGGAAGAAGAAAGGGCATT CAAATTGGACGCCCATATACCTTAATTGAGGAGGATCCACAATCTAGAAGAG AGAGGAAAAACTCTGATATTTATG GACCATGGAAGAAGAAATGTCTAAGTGATTTTGGCATCGTTACACAGTGCATTTCTCCATTTAAGATTAATGACCAATATCTCACCAATGTACTTCTTAAGATCAATTCAAAG CTAGGAGGGATAAATTCTTTGTTGGCAATTGAGGATTCCAGACATATCCCACTCATAAAGGATACTCCTACaattattttgggcatggatGTGTCTCATGGCTCTCCTGGTCGATCAGATATCCCATCAGTAGCTGCA GTTGTTGGATCTCTTTATTGGCCACTGATTTCAAGGTATAGAGCATCTGTAAGAACTCAATCCCCTAAGATGGAGATGATTGATGCTTTATTCAAGCCTTTAGCTAATGGGAATGATGATGGCATCATGAG GGAGTTGCTAGTGGAATTCTTTCGTACAAGTAATGGGCGCAAACCAAAGCAGATTATTGTGTTCAG ggatGGAGTGAGCGAGTCACAGTTCAGTCAAGTTTTGAACATTGAAGTGGAGCAAATGATAAAG GCCTATCAGCATCTTGGTGAGGTTGACGTTCCCAAGTTCACAGTAATTGTTGCTCAGAAGAATCACCACACAAAGCTATTTCAAGCTAGTGGCCATGAAAATGTTCCTCCTG GGATAGTTGTGGATACAAAGATTGTGCATCCTAGAAATTATGATTTCTACATGTGTGCTCACGCTGGGATGATT GGAACTTCAAGGCCTGCACACTATCATGTCTTGCTTGATGAGATTGGTTTCTCTCCAGATGACTTGCAAAGTCTTATCCACTCTCTTTCCTATGT GTACCAAAGGAGTACTTGTGCGATGTCAATTG TGGCTCCTGTATGTTATGCTCACCTTGCTGCACAACAGATGGGGCAGTTTATGAAGTTTGAGGATTTGTCTGAAACCTCTTCAGGACAGGGAAGCATGACATGCGCAGGACCTGCTCCTGTTCCAGAGCTGCCTAGGTTGCACAAGAATGTTGCGAATTCCATGTTCTTCTGCTGA
- the LOC110652011 gene encoding protein argonaute 16 isoform X1: protein MEKEAGGSPPLSMPINVKPELTVPNHSIISRRGFGSSGRSISLLANHFKVSVNAKDAVFYQYSVSITSEDNRAVEGKGIGRKIIDKLYQTYSSELAGKRFAYDGEKSLYTVGPLPQNRLEFTVVLEGSFAKREIGSPGNGGSPAASSKRSKRSFQSKTFKVEISYAAKIPLKSIALAFKGVESEHNNQDALRVLDIILRQQAANRGCLLVRQSFFLDDPKNFTDVGGGVTGVRGFHSSFRTTQGGLSLNMDVSTTMILTPGPVIDFLKANQNVQEPRYIDWVKAKRMLKNLRVRHELRKMEFKIIGLSEKPCNQQYFPMKVKNGDSANGEPQTVEITVYEYFTRHCGIELTYSAYLPCLDVGKPKRPNYLPIELCSLVSLQRYTKALSSMQRASLVEKSRQKPLDRMRTVTDALINYHYDDDSVLSACGVSIEKQLMQVDGRILETPKLKVGNSEDCFPRNGRWNFNNKTLWKSTSIERWAVVNFSARCDTSQISRDLINCGRRKGIQIGRPYTLIEEDPQSRRGSPLARVEKMFEQIISKLPSEPEFILCVLPERKNSDIYGPWKKKCLSDFGIVTQCISPFKINDQYLTNVLLKINSKLGGINSLLAIEDSRHIPLIKDTPTIILGMDVSHGSPGRSDIPSVAAVVGSLYWPLISRYRASVRTQSPKMEMIDALFKPLANGNDDGIMRELLVEFFRTSNGRKPKQIIVFRDGVSESQFSQVLNIEVEQMIKAYQHLGEVDVPKFTVIVAQKNHHTKLFQASGHENVPPGIVVDTKIVHPRNYDFYMCAHAGMIGTSRPAHYHVLLDEIGFSPDDLQSLIHSLSYVYQRSTCAMSIVAPVCYAHLAAQQMGQFMKFEDLSETSSGQGSMTCAGPAPVPELPRLHKNVANSMFFC, encoded by the exons ATGGAGAAAGAAGCTGGTGGATCCCCTCCACTTTCTATGCCAATCAATGTGAAGCCAGAGCTGACAGTTCCCAATCATTCAATCATCAGTAGGCGTGGATTTGGGTCTAGTGGGCGGTCCATATCTTTGCTTGCCAACCACTTTAAAGTTTCTGTGAATGCAAAAGATGCTGTGTTTTATCAGTATAGC GTTTCCATTACTTCAGAAGATAATAGAGCTGTTGAAGGGAAGGGAATTGGCCGAAAGATAATCGATAAGCTTTACCAGACATATTCATCTGAACTCGCCGGTAAAAGGTTTGCTTATGATGGTGAGAAAAGCCTCTACACGGTGGGTCCTCTGCCACAGAACAGGTTGGAGTTCACTGTGGTCCTTGAGGGAtcatttgcaaaacg TGAAATCGGAAGCCCTGGTAATGGTGGAAGCCCTGCTGCATCTTCTAAGAGGTCAAAGCGTTCTTTTCAGTCAAAAACTTTTAAAGTAGAAATAAGCTACGCTGCCAAAATCCCTTTGAAGTCCATTGCTCTTGCTTTCAAAGGAGTTGAGTCAGAACATAATAATCAAGATGCTTTAAGAGTGTTGGATATTATCTTGAGGCAGCAAGCAGCTAACAG GGGGTGCCTTTTGGTAAGACAGTCATTCTTTCTTGACGATCCAAAGAACTTCACCGATGTTGGAGGGGGTGTAACGGGAGTTCGGGGATTCCATTCCAGCTTCCGTACCACTCAGGGTGGCTTGTCTCTTAATATGG ATGTGTCTACAACAATGATCCTTACCCCTGGACCAGTTATTGATTTTCTAAAAGCTAATCAGAATGTACAGGAACCACGCTATATTGACTGGGTAAAG GCTAAAAGGATGTTGAAAAATTTGAGGGTTAGGCATGAGCTCCGTAAAatggaatttaaaattataggCCTAAGTGAGAAGCCATGCAATCAGCAATA TTTTCCAATGAAAGTGAAAAATGGTGACAGTGCAAATGGTGAGCCACAAACTGTGGAGATAACTGTTTATGAGTATTTCACTAGACACTGTGGCATAGAACTCACCTACTCTGCATACCTGCCTTGCCTTGATGTTGGCAAACCAAAAAGACCAAACTATCTGCCAATAGAG CTTTGTTCACTTGTTTCTTTGCAACGTTATACAAAAGCtctatcttcaatgcaaagagcATCATTGGTTGAAAAATCTCGACAAAAGCCTTTGGATAGAATGCGAACTGTGACTGAT GCTTTGATAAATTACCATTATGATGATGATTCTGTTCTTTCTGCATGTGGTGTTTCTATAGAGAAACAATTGATGCAGGTTGATGGTCGCATACTTGAGACTCCAAAG TTGAAGGTTGGAAATAGCGAGGACTGTTTCCCACGTAATGGGCGATGGAACTTCAACAACAAG ACACTTTGGAAATCCACTAGCATTGAGCGCTGGGCTGTGGTCAACTTTTCTGCTCGTTGTGATACTAGTCAGATCTCCCGTGATCTTATTAACTGTGGAAGAAGAAAGGGCATT CAAATTGGACGCCCATATACCTTAATTGAGGAGGATCCACAATCTAGAAGAGGTAGTCCACTTGCTAGAGTAGAAAAGATGTTTGAGCAGATAATATCAAAGCTTCCAAGTGAACCTGAATTTATTTTGTGTGTTTTGCCAGAGAGGAAAAACTCTGATATTTATG GACCATGGAAGAAGAAATGTCTAAGTGATTTTGGCATCGTTACACAGTGCATTTCTCCATTTAAGATTAATGACCAATATCTCACCAATGTACTTCTTAAGATCAATTCAAAG CTAGGAGGGATAAATTCTTTGTTGGCAATTGAGGATTCCAGACATATCCCACTCATAAAGGATACTCCTACaattattttgggcatggatGTGTCTCATGGCTCTCCTGGTCGATCAGATATCCCATCAGTAGCTGCA GTTGTTGGATCTCTTTATTGGCCACTGATTTCAAGGTATAGAGCATCTGTAAGAACTCAATCCCCTAAGATGGAGATGATTGATGCTTTATTCAAGCCTTTAGCTAATGGGAATGATGATGGCATCATGAG GGAGTTGCTAGTGGAATTCTTTCGTACAAGTAATGGGCGCAAACCAAAGCAGATTATTGTGTTCAG ggatGGAGTGAGCGAGTCACAGTTCAGTCAAGTTTTGAACATTGAAGTGGAGCAAATGATAAAG GCCTATCAGCATCTTGGTGAGGTTGACGTTCCCAAGTTCACAGTAATTGTTGCTCAGAAGAATCACCACACAAAGCTATTTCAAGCTAGTGGCCATGAAAATGTTCCTCCTG GGATAGTTGTGGATACAAAGATTGTGCATCCTAGAAATTATGATTTCTACATGTGTGCTCACGCTGGGATGATT GGAACTTCAAGGCCTGCACACTATCATGTCTTGCTTGATGAGATTGGTTTCTCTCCAGATGACTTGCAAAGTCTTATCCACTCTCTTTCCTATGT GTACCAAAGGAGTACTTGTGCGATGTCAATTG TGGCTCCTGTATGTTATGCTCACCTTGCTGCACAACAGATGGGGCAGTTTATGAAGTTTGAGGATTTGTCTGAAACCTCTTCAGGACAGGGAAGCATGACATGCGCAGGACCTGCTCCTGTTCCAGAGCTGCCTAGGTTGCACAAGAATGTTGCGAATTCCATGTTCTTCTGCTGA